The following proteins come from a genomic window of Yinghuangia sp. ASG 101:
- a CDS encoding DUF6480 family protein — translation MSGPFPYPQDDPRAHGVEELHRLHSPEFASIGHPDRMGVAGGRTEERPNPSRGWGVVGVAVIAVTGIAVAAMLIAMAIVLAA, via the coding sequence ATGTCCGGACCGTTTCCGTATCCGCAGGATGACCCCCGCGCGCACGGCGTGGAGGAGTTGCACCGGCTGCATTCGCCGGAGTTCGCGTCGATCGGCCACCCCGACCGGATGGGCGTCGCCGGGGGCAGGACCGAGGAGCGGCCCAATCCGTCGCGCGGTTGGGGTGTCGTCGGCGTGGCCGTGATCGCGGTGACCGGGATCGCCGTCGCGGCGATGCTGATCGCGATGGCGATCGTGCTCGCGGCCTGA
- a CDS encoding SPW repeat protein, with protein sequence MATTQPIEHHPDLVELRDRYDRAAATPIVQGLEALAMITGVYLAASPWIVGFNGFTGLAISNLITGAALVLLVGGAAGNAYERSHARAWAAAAIGIWTIVAPWAISGHFHNTRSITSNVVTGAVAVVCALALSMAMRARGKTRARRF encoded by the coding sequence ATGGCTACCACCCAACCGATCGAGCATCATCCTGATCTGGTGGAGCTGCGTGACCGATACGACCGCGCGGCTGCCACTCCCATCGTGCAGGGGCTGGAGGCCCTTGCGATGATCACCGGCGTGTACCTCGCGGCGTCGCCGTGGATCGTGGGATTCAACGGCTTCACCGGGCTGGCGATCAGCAACCTCATCACCGGAGCGGCACTCGTGCTGCTGGTGGGCGGAGCCGCGGGGAACGCGTACGAGCGCTCGCACGCGCGGGCGTGGGCCGCCGCGGCGATCGGCATCTGGACGATCGTCGCGCCCTGGGCGATCTCCGGCCACTTCCACAACACGCGCAGTATCACCAGCAACGTGGTGACCGGCGCGGTCGCGGTGGTGTGCGCCCTGGCGCTTTCCATGGCGATGAGGGCGAGGGGCAAGACCCGAGCCCGCAGGTTCTGA
- a CDS encoding LLM class flavin-dependent oxidoreductase, translating to MKLDLLYEFQPKIGPYDEPFPIGQRRAEQQTYAEAFEEIKLADKLGFQTVWCVEHHFREGRSAAPCNETILGALSQVTEQIRLGFGVVLLPSGFQHPVRVAEKVATVDLLSGGRVEWGSGRSTPNEQLAFGVPADDRSRDMWREAFEFVIEAWSKERMSWKSETIDFPERFITPRPHQDPHPPAWLAAASPQSAYNAGKLGLGLLSFALMQPVEKMAEAIDTYRRGQADCVQPLSRVKNDRVGAYTLVHCTDDLDDAERYGLWDSVKWWYQNLAEFTLEWELAHLPAEEKEKVFPLLQPTIRGEIDIAKYTEQDMIIIGTPEECLEKIIKYEEAGVDQLLCYSQFGRLPHEKVMRSLELLGTKVIPELEKRGHRVDYQALFGNA from the coding sequence GTGAAGCTTGACCTGCTCTACGAGTTCCAGCCCAAGATCGGCCCGTACGACGAGCCGTTCCCCATCGGCCAGCGCCGGGCGGAGCAGCAGACGTACGCCGAGGCCTTCGAGGAGATCAAGCTCGCCGACAAGCTCGGCTTCCAGACCGTCTGGTGCGTCGAGCACCACTTCCGCGAGGGCCGTTCGGCGGCGCCCTGCAACGAGACGATCCTCGGCGCGCTGTCCCAGGTCACCGAGCAGATCCGGCTCGGCTTCGGCGTGGTGCTGCTGCCGTCGGGCTTCCAGCACCCGGTCCGGGTCGCGGAGAAGGTCGCGACCGTCGACCTGCTGAGCGGCGGCCGGGTGGAGTGGGGCTCGGGGCGGTCGACGCCCAACGAGCAACTCGCCTTCGGCGTCCCGGCGGACGACCGGTCCCGCGACATGTGGCGCGAGGCCTTCGAGTTCGTCATCGAGGCGTGGTCGAAGGAGCGCATGTCGTGGAAGTCGGAGACGATCGACTTCCCGGAGCGCTTCATCACCCCGCGCCCGCACCAGGACCCGCACCCGCCGGCGTGGCTGGCCGCCGCGAGCCCGCAGTCGGCGTACAACGCCGGCAAGCTCGGCCTGGGCCTGCTGTCGTTCGCGCTGATGCAGCCGGTCGAGAAGATGGCCGAGGCGATCGACACCTACCGCCGGGGCCAGGCGGACTGCGTGCAGCCGCTGTCGCGGGTCAAGAACGACCGGGTCGGCGCGTACACGCTCGTGCACTGCACGGACGACCTGGACGACGCCGAGCGCTACGGGCTGTGGGACTCGGTGAAGTGGTGGTACCAGAACCTCGCCGAGTTCACCCTCGAATGGGAGCTGGCGCACCTGCCCGCGGAGGAGAAGGAGAAGGTCTTCCCGCTGCTCCAGCCGACCATCCGCGGCGAGATCGACATCGCGAAGTACACCGAGCAGGACATGATCATCATCGGCACGCCCGAGGAGTGCCTGGAGAAGATCATCAAGTACGAGGAGGCGGGCGTCGACCAGCTGCTGTGCTACTCGCAGTTCGGCCGGCTGCCGCACGAGAAGGTCATGCGCAGCCTCGAACTGCTCGGCACGAAGGTCATCCCCGAACTGGAGAAGCGCGGCCACCGCGTCGACTACCAGGCCCTCTTCGGGAACGCGTGA
- a CDS encoding IclR family transcriptional regulator, whose product MARPAPAVEKALKIIELLVAHRDERFTISDLARRTGSSLGSAHAVLAVLEESGYLNRHPTRKTYGLGSALVSAGLAALEQHPAIRVATDRITGLAAELDADVVVTAATPIEIVFIAGGGTASRYGPGFHEGERVPLVPPLGLVFMAWAHEREVEAWLERAPVALDRERVALALASVRDRGYALGLASGIRRAFDTPDASDSPDAVRPSDPDQAEAEDRNALAGSIALHDYDLPVIEPDRTYDLGMASAPVFDADRRALVAITASGFSPGLTGREITAIAERVKACATVVTKQTRGRFPG is encoded by the coding sequence ATGGCACGACCGGCGCCCGCCGTCGAAAAGGCGCTGAAGATCATCGAACTGCTCGTCGCCCACCGCGACGAGCGCTTCACGATCTCCGATCTCGCCCGGCGCACGGGCAGCAGCCTCGGGTCCGCCCACGCCGTGCTCGCCGTCCTCGAGGAGTCCGGCTACCTCAACCGGCACCCGACGCGGAAGACCTACGGCCTCGGGTCCGCGCTGGTCAGCGCGGGGCTGGCCGCACTCGAACAGCACCCGGCGATCCGCGTCGCCACCGACCGCATCACCGGGCTCGCCGCCGAACTCGACGCGGACGTGGTCGTCACCGCCGCGACGCCGATCGAGATCGTGTTCATCGCCGGCGGCGGCACCGCCTCGCGCTACGGACCGGGCTTCCACGAGGGCGAGCGCGTGCCGCTCGTCCCGCCGCTCGGCCTGGTGTTCATGGCCTGGGCCCACGAGCGCGAGGTCGAGGCGTGGCTCGAACGCGCGCCGGTCGCGCTCGACCGGGAGCGCGTCGCCCTCGCCCTGGCGAGCGTCCGCGACCGCGGCTACGCGCTGGGCCTGGCCTCGGGGATCAGGCGCGCGTTCGACACCCCCGACGCGTCCGACAGCCCCGACGCCGTGCGGCCCTCCGACCCCGACCAGGCCGAGGCGGAGGACCGCAACGCGCTCGCGGGTTCGATCGCGCTGCACGACTACGACCTGCCCGTCATCGAACCCGACCGGACGTACGACCTCGGCATGGCCTCCGCCCCCGTCTTCGACGCCGACCGCCGCGCGCTTGTCGCCATCACGGCCTCCGGTTTCTCACCCGGCCTGACCGGACGCGAGATCACCGCCATCGCCGAGCGGGTCAAGGCGTGCGCGACGGTGGTCACGAAGCAGACGCGGGGCCGGTTCCCGGGCTGA
- a CDS encoding SDR family NAD(P)-dependent oxidoreductase gives MHTELENAFELVGRAAVVTGAASGIGRQAAVTFAQAGADVVVADVSAAGLEETAALVRKQGRTATVVPTDVSDRSAVDRLAQAALDAHGRIDVWANVAGVIRYAPIVDTSEDELDLILSVNVKGTYWGCAAAARAMTARGSGSIINVASAGMDSATPGISCYAMSKSAVAMLTRTLAAEVAPHGVRANTVSPGWVPTGMTAHYWTNEDGTVDEARQRQMYADRAATAPLNRIGEPSDIAWAMLYLAADASRFVTGQILRANGGVAMV, from the coding sequence ATGCACACCGAGCTTGAGAACGCGTTCGAACTCGTCGGCCGCGCCGCCGTCGTCACCGGCGCGGCGAGCGGCATCGGACGCCAGGCCGCCGTCACGTTCGCGCAGGCGGGCGCCGACGTCGTCGTGGCCGACGTCTCCGCGGCCGGGCTGGAGGAGACGGCGGCCCTGGTGCGGAAGCAGGGGCGGACCGCGACGGTCGTCCCCACCGACGTCTCCGACCGCTCGGCGGTCGACCGCCTGGCCCAAGCGGCACTGGACGCGCACGGCCGGATCGACGTGTGGGCCAACGTGGCCGGGGTGATCCGGTACGCGCCCATCGTCGACACGTCCGAGGACGAACTCGACCTCATTCTCTCCGTCAACGTCAAAGGCACCTACTGGGGATGCGCGGCGGCGGCCCGCGCGATGACGGCGCGGGGCTCCGGCTCGATCATCAACGTCGCGTCCGCCGGAATGGACTCGGCCACCCCCGGGATCTCGTGCTACGCGATGAGCAAGTCGGCGGTGGCGATGCTGACCCGCACGCTGGCCGCCGAGGTCGCGCCGCACGGCGTGCGCGCCAACACCGTCTCGCCGGGCTGGGTGCCGACCGGCATGACCGCGCACTACTGGACCAACGAGGACGGCACCGTCGACGAGGCCCGGCAGCGGCAGATGTACGCCGACCGCGCGGCGACCGCGCCGCTGAACCGGATCGGCGAACCGTCCGACATCGCGTGGGCGATGCTCTACCTCGCCGCCGACGCGTCCCGTTTCGTCACCGGGCAGATCCTGCGCGCCAACGGGGGTGTGGCCATGGTCTGA
- a CDS encoding SDR family NAD(P)-dependent oxidoreductase codes for MTSTDQSPVPQYRDLLDLTGRNLVVLGAGQGMGRQTSHALAQSGARVVCVDIDAKLAHEIAEEVGGVPWVGDVTKSSDAARLVGETTALLGGPLHGFVDIIGLAEWIDSLDIDEDMWDRQFDVNLRQAYLVSRAIGRHMIDTGTPGTMVFVASVNGITASRRHGAYGAAKAGLISWVKTLGQELGPHNIRVNAVAPGSIITPRLMAAGARKKPSGKSAALSPLGRNGLPFNIASAALFLSSELSSFVTGQTVVVDGGVSVMDPYAGLS; via the coding sequence GTGACTTCCACCGACCAAAGCCCGGTTCCCCAGTACCGCGATCTGCTCGACCTCACCGGCCGCAATCTCGTCGTCCTCGGTGCGGGACAGGGCATGGGCCGCCAGACCAGCCACGCGCTCGCCCAGTCGGGGGCGCGCGTGGTGTGCGTCGACATCGACGCCAAGCTCGCCCACGAGATCGCCGAGGAGGTCGGCGGCGTGCCGTGGGTCGGCGACGTGACCAAGTCCTCCGACGCCGCCCGCCTGGTCGGCGAGACGACGGCGTTGCTCGGCGGCCCGCTGCACGGCTTCGTCGACATCATCGGCCTGGCCGAGTGGATCGACTCCCTCGACATCGACGAGGACATGTGGGACCGGCAGTTCGACGTCAACCTGCGGCAGGCGTACCTCGTGAGCCGCGCCATCGGCCGGCACATGATCGACACCGGCACGCCCGGCACGATGGTGTTCGTCGCCTCGGTGAACGGCATCACCGCGTCCCGGCGCCACGGCGCGTACGGTGCCGCGAAGGCCGGCCTCATCTCGTGGGTCAAGACACTCGGGCAGGAGTTGGGCCCGCACAACATCCGCGTGAACGCGGTCGCCCCCGGCTCGATCATCACTCCCCGCCTGATGGCGGCCGGGGCGCGGAAGAAGCCCTCGGGGAAGTCGGCCGCGCTGTCGCCGCTGGGGCGCAACGGTTTGCCGTTCAACATCGCGTCGGCGGCGCTGTTCCTCAGCAGCGAGCTGTCGTCGTTCGTGACCGGTCAGACGGTCGTCGTGGACGGCGGGGTGTCGGTCATGGACCCGTACGCGGGGTTGTCGTGA
- a CDS encoding alpha/beta hydrolase, whose protein sequence is MSAGTMAPRDVSPALGTLPPLRPSTVPTPADLTARRAGAGAARTPVDVPGVTVAGVRYGDVPCVVCEPADPRGVLVYFHGGGYRLGSAAQFTAFAARLADATGARVVAVDYRLAPEHPYPAALHDAVTVYERVLAESAYAPVLIGDSAGGGLAAALTVACTGAGLALPGGVVLISAWLDLRCTAESYRSRASTDRLFSYDAARQAAHQYLQGHQPDDPLVSPLFADLSVFPPTLLLASTDEVLLDDTLAMSTCLTEAGVTNTTHIEPGVPHAWPGIFPDLPESAAAVEMIGRFVAAYGTSAPAMDARGADTKGRNT, encoded by the coding sequence GTGAGCGCCGGGACGATGGCACCGCGCGATGTCTCCCCGGCCCTGGGGACGCTGCCGCCGCTGCGGCCGTCGACCGTGCCGACGCCGGCCGACCTGACCGCGCGCCGCGCGGGGGCCGGGGCGGCCCGCACGCCGGTCGACGTGCCGGGCGTCACGGTCGCCGGCGTCCGCTACGGCGACGTGCCCTGCGTCGTGTGCGAACCGGCGGACCCGCGCGGCGTGTTGGTCTACTTCCACGGCGGCGGCTACCGGCTGGGGTCGGCCGCCCAGTTCACCGCGTTCGCGGCGCGGCTGGCGGACGCCACCGGGGCGCGCGTGGTCGCGGTCGACTACCGGCTGGCCCCCGAGCACCCGTATCCCGCGGCGCTGCACGACGCGGTGACGGTGTACGAGCGCGTCCTCGCCGAGTCGGCGTACGCCCCGGTGCTGATCGGCGACTCCGCGGGCGGCGGGCTGGCGGCGGCGCTCACGGTGGCGTGCACGGGCGCGGGGCTCGCGCTGCCCGGTGGGGTGGTGCTCATCTCGGCGTGGCTGGACCTGCGGTGCACGGCGGAGAGCTACCGGTCGCGGGCCTCGACGGACCGGCTGTTCTCGTACGACGCCGCGCGGCAGGCCGCGCACCAGTACCTCCAGGGCCACCAGCCCGATGACCCGCTGGTGTCACCGCTGTTCGCCGACCTGTCGGTGTTCCCGCCGACGCTGCTGCTGGCGAGCACCGACGAGGTCTTGCTCGACGACACGCTCGCGATGTCGACGTGTCTGACGGAGGCGGGGGTGACGAACACGACGCACATCGAGCCGGGCGTGCCGCACGCGTGGCCCGGGATCTTCCCCGACCTCCCCGAATCGGCGGCGGCGGTCGAGATGATCGGCCGGTTCGTCGCCGCGTACGGGACCTCCGCGCCCGCGATGGACGCACGCGGCGCCGACACCAAGGGACGGAACACGTGA
- a CDS encoding SDR family NAD(P)-dependent oxidoreductase, with the protein MSNTGRLAGKVALVTGAARGIGAATAARFVDEGALVVAADITAEPDTGEPGPHDPTAVALHLDVTDADGWTRAVDATLARFGRLDVLVNNAGIGAGGPLHKVPLADHHRVIDVNLHGVYLGMRAVTEAMAAHGGGSIVNISSIDGLVGIRGLTSYVASKHAVTGMTRSAALELGALGIRVNSVHPGVIASELVRESPVRDHLDRLVRRQPIPRMGRPEEIAALVLFLASDESSYCTGSQFVADGGHLAGPWREDYGASAGSDT; encoded by the coding sequence GTGAGCAACACGGGACGCCTCGCGGGCAAGGTCGCGCTCGTCACCGGGGCGGCGCGCGGCATCGGGGCGGCCACCGCCGCCCGGTTCGTGGACGAAGGCGCGCTGGTCGTGGCGGCCGACATCACCGCGGAGCCGGACACCGGGGAGCCGGGGCCGCACGATCCGACCGCCGTCGCGCTGCACCTGGACGTGACGGACGCCGACGGGTGGACGCGCGCGGTCGACGCCACGCTCGCACGGTTCGGACGGCTGGACGTCCTGGTCAACAACGCCGGCATCGGGGCGGGCGGGCCGCTGCACAAGGTGCCGCTCGCCGACCACCACCGGGTGATCGACGTGAACCTGCACGGGGTGTACCTGGGCATGCGCGCGGTCACCGAGGCCATGGCGGCGCACGGCGGCGGATCGATCGTCAACATCTCGTCGATCGACGGTCTCGTCGGCATCCGCGGGCTGACGAGCTATGTCGCGTCGAAGCACGCCGTCACCGGGATGACGCGGTCCGCCGCGCTCGAACTCGGGGCGCTGGGGATCCGCGTGAACTCCGTGCACCCTGGCGTCATCGCGTCGGAACTGGTGAGGGAGTCACCCGTCCGGGACCATCTCGACCGCCTCGTGCGGCGGCAGCCCATCCCGAGGATGGGCCGGCCCGAGGAGATCGCCGCGCTCGTGTTGTTCCTGGCGTCGGACGAGAGTTCGTACTGCACCGGCTCGCAGTTCGTCGCCGACGGCGGGCACCTGGCCGGGCCGTGGCGCGAGGACTACGGGGCGTCGGCGGGTTCCGACACCTGA